One genomic window of Glycine soja cultivar W05 chromosome 9, ASM419377v2, whole genome shotgun sequence includes the following:
- the LOC114425798 gene encoding uncharacterized protein At1g66480-like — protein MGNALGGKKTTKVMKIDGETFKLKTPIKVCDVLKDHPGLVLLESEAVKHYGIRAKPLEAHKELMPKRLYFLVELPKEVTVAPRRVRSGINMSAKERLESLVLARRSASDLTIMKPPSSQKEVMESGGGVRLKMRLPKAEVERLMRGCETEAEAAEKIMGLCMANNGGGVEARNGDGEVKGRVGESTKAREKRVSFMPINEGGSPIAVAS, from the exons ATGGGGAATGCCTTGGGGGGAAAGAAAACCACAAAGGTGATGAAGATTGATGGGGAAACCTTCAAGCTTAAAACCCCAATAAAAGTTTGTGATGTGCTAAAAGACCACCCTGGCCTTGTTCTGTTAGAATCCGAGGCTGTGAAGCATTATGGTATAAGAGCAAAGCCTTTGGAAGCCCACAAGGAATTGATGCCGAAGAGGCTTTACTTCCTCGTGGAACTTCCCAAGGAAGTGACGGTGGCGCCGAGGCGGGTCCGGTCGGGGATCAACATGAGCGCCAAGGAGAGGCTCGAGAGCCTCGTTTTGGCTCGACGGTCGGCTTCAGATCTCACGATCATGAAACCGCCGTCGAGCCAGAAGGAGGTGATGGAGAGTGGTGGCGGGGTGAGGCTTAAGATGAGGCTGCCCAAGGCCGAGGTGGAGAGGCTGATGAGAGGGTGCGAGACTGAGGCTGAGGCTGCGGAGAAGATTATGGGACTTTGCATGGCGAATAATGGTGGTGGGGTTGAAGCTAGAAATGGAGATGGGGAGGTGAAAGGCAGAGTTGGGGAAAGTACAAAGGCACGTGAG AAAAGggtgagttttatgccaatcaATGAAGGAGGAAGTCCAATAGCTGTGGCTTCATAA
- the LOC114367108 gene encoding cationic amino acid transporter 1-like isoform X2 codes for MEGNDAEGVIKLESFQSAWNYGKALLETPCRLVDRVTGRSMDEVELKEVKKRSEHEMKKTLTWWDLIWFGMGSVIGSGIFVLTGFEVKNHVGPGVVLSYVISGISAMLSVFCYTEFAVEIPVAGGSFAYLRVELGDFVAFIASGNILLEYVIGGAAVARSWTSYFATLCNQPSDKFLIQVHGLAADYSQLDPIAVVVLVVIGFFAVFSTKGSSRFNYIASIVHVIVLIFIIVAGLTKAEAKNYSDFLPFGPRGIFQASAVLFFAYVGFDAVSTMAEETKNPGRDIPIGLIGSMACTTFLYCMLSVTLCLMQKFSDVDENAAFSVAFEAVGMSWAKYIVAFGALKGMTSVLLVGAVGQARYLTHIARTHLLPPWLAKVNERTGTPIYATVVMLSATAIVAFFTSLDILANLLSISTLFLFSLVALALLVRRYCARGVATQLNVVKFIVCIILIVGSSVASAVYWANTTKWVGYTIMVPLWFVGTVGIWLLVPLTKKPKIWGVPLVPFLPSASIGINIFLLGSLDKASFRRFGVWTAILLVYYLFVGLHASYDMAKIQKKQRLEAKTESKLDEENVAPSVTGSGTNNEDHI; via the exons ATGGAGGGGAATGACGCGGAAGGCGTGATAAAGTTGGAGTCATTTCAGAGTGCATGGAATTATGGCAAAGCACTGTTGGAGACACCGTGTCGGCTGGTGGATCGGGTGACGGGTCGGTCCATGGACGAGGTGGAGTTGAAGGAAGTGAAGAAGCGGAGCGAGCACGAGATGAAGAAAACGCTCACGTGGTGGGACCTCATATGGTTCGGAATGGGCAGCGTCATAGGTTCGGGGATCTTTGTATTAACGGGATTCGAGGTCAAGAATCACGTGGGGCCCGGTGTGGTTCTGTCCTACGTTATCTCTGGAATCTCTGCCATGCTCTCTGTCTTTTGCTACACTGAATTTGCCGTGGAGATTCCCGTCGCTG GTGGTTCATTTGCTTACTTGAGAGTGGAGCTTGGTGATTTCGTAGCATTCATAGCTTCAGGCAACATTCTTCTCGAATACGTGATTGGTGGTGCAGCAGTGGCACGCTCATGGACATCCTACTTCGCCACTCTCTGCAACCAACCCTCCGACAAGTTCCTCATCCAAGTCCACGGCCTCGCAGCAGACTACAGCCAGCTCGACCCTATCGCCGTCGTCGTGCTCGTCGTCATCGGCTTCTTCGCCGTCTTCAGCACGAAAGGCTCCTCCCGTTTCAACTATATCGCCTCAATAGTCCATGTCATTGTCCTCATCTTCATCATAGTTGCTGGCCTCACCAAAGCCGAAGCCAAAAACTACTCCGATTTTCTCCCCTTTGGCCCTCGCGGGATATTTCAAGCTTCGGCAGTGTTGTTCTTTGCCTATGTTGGGTTTGACGCAGTTTCAACCATGGCCGAGGAGACAAAGAACCCCGGAAGAGACATTCCTATCGGTCTCATCGGCTCGATGGCGTGCACGACGTTCTTGTACTGCATGTTGTCCGTGACGCTTTGTTTGATGCAGAAGTTTTCGGATGTTGATGAGAATGCTGCTTTCTCTGTGGCGTTTGAAGCTGTTGGGATGAGTTGGGCTAAGTACATTGTTGCATTTGGGGCATTGAAGGGGATGACTAGTGTGCTCCTTGTTGGGGCTGTGGGACAAGCCAGGTACCTCACACACATTGCTAGAACCCACTTGTTGCCTCCATGGCTTGCTAAG GTAAATGAGAGAACTGGGACACCCATCTATGCCACGGTTGTTATGCTTAGTGCCACTGCTATTGTTGCATTTTTCACAAGCCTTGATATTCTAGCTAACCTACTTTCAATCTCCACTTTGTTCTTGTTCTCCCTTGTGGCCTTAGCCTTGTTGGTTCGCCGCTATTGTGCTAGAGGGGTGGCTACACAGTTGAATGTTGTGAAATTCATTGTGTGTATTATTCTCATAGTGGGCTCTTCTGTTGCCTCGGCGGTTTATTGGGCCAATACCACAAAATGGGTTGGTTACACCATAATGGTGCCTCTTTGGTTTGTGGGAACAGTGGGGATTTGGCTATTGGTTCCACTAACAAAGAAGCCGAAGATTTGGGGTGTGCCACTAGTGCCATTTTTGCCATCAGCTTCTATTGGCatcaatattttccttcttgGGTCGTTGGATAAGGCTTCGTTTAGAAGATTTGGAGTGTGGACTGCGATTTTGTTGGTGTATTACCTGTTTGTGGGATTGCATGCATCTTATGACATGGCAAAGATACAGAAGAAGCAGAGATTAGAGGCCAAGACTGAGTCAAAGTTGGATGAAGAAAATGTTGCTCCATCCGTGACAGGGTCTGGTACAAATAATGAAGATCATATATAG
- the LOC114367108 gene encoding cationic amino acid transporter 1-like isoform X1: protein MVFRMEGNDAEGVIKLESFQSAWNYGKALLETPCRLVDRVTGRSMDEVELKEVKKRSEHEMKKTLTWWDLIWFGMGSVIGSGIFVLTGFEVKNHVGPGVVLSYVISGISAMLSVFCYTEFAVEIPVAGGSFAYLRVELGDFVAFIASGNILLEYVIGGAAVARSWTSYFATLCNQPSDKFLIQVHGLAADYSQLDPIAVVVLVVIGFFAVFSTKGSSRFNYIASIVHVIVLIFIIVAGLTKAEAKNYSDFLPFGPRGIFQASAVLFFAYVGFDAVSTMAEETKNPGRDIPIGLIGSMACTTFLYCMLSVTLCLMQKFSDVDENAAFSVAFEAVGMSWAKYIVAFGALKGMTSVLLVGAVGQARYLTHIARTHLLPPWLAKVNERTGTPIYATVVMLSATAIVAFFTSLDILANLLSISTLFLFSLVALALLVRRYCARGVATQLNVVKFIVCIILIVGSSVASAVYWANTTKWVGYTIMVPLWFVGTVGIWLLVPLTKKPKIWGVPLVPFLPSASIGINIFLLGSLDKASFRRFGVWTAILLVYYLFVGLHASYDMAKIQKKQRLEAKTESKLDEENVAPSVTGSGTNNEDHI, encoded by the exons ATG GTTTTTAGAATGGAGGGGAATGACGCGGAAGGCGTGATAAAGTTGGAGTCATTTCAGAGTGCATGGAATTATGGCAAAGCACTGTTGGAGACACCGTGTCGGCTGGTGGATCGGGTGACGGGTCGGTCCATGGACGAGGTGGAGTTGAAGGAAGTGAAGAAGCGGAGCGAGCACGAGATGAAGAAAACGCTCACGTGGTGGGACCTCATATGGTTCGGAATGGGCAGCGTCATAGGTTCGGGGATCTTTGTATTAACGGGATTCGAGGTCAAGAATCACGTGGGGCCCGGTGTGGTTCTGTCCTACGTTATCTCTGGAATCTCTGCCATGCTCTCTGTCTTTTGCTACACTGAATTTGCCGTGGAGATTCCCGTCGCTG GTGGTTCATTTGCTTACTTGAGAGTGGAGCTTGGTGATTTCGTAGCATTCATAGCTTCAGGCAACATTCTTCTCGAATACGTGATTGGTGGTGCAGCAGTGGCACGCTCATGGACATCCTACTTCGCCACTCTCTGCAACCAACCCTCCGACAAGTTCCTCATCCAAGTCCACGGCCTCGCAGCAGACTACAGCCAGCTCGACCCTATCGCCGTCGTCGTGCTCGTCGTCATCGGCTTCTTCGCCGTCTTCAGCACGAAAGGCTCCTCCCGTTTCAACTATATCGCCTCAATAGTCCATGTCATTGTCCTCATCTTCATCATAGTTGCTGGCCTCACCAAAGCCGAAGCCAAAAACTACTCCGATTTTCTCCCCTTTGGCCCTCGCGGGATATTTCAAGCTTCGGCAGTGTTGTTCTTTGCCTATGTTGGGTTTGACGCAGTTTCAACCATGGCCGAGGAGACAAAGAACCCCGGAAGAGACATTCCTATCGGTCTCATCGGCTCGATGGCGTGCACGACGTTCTTGTACTGCATGTTGTCCGTGACGCTTTGTTTGATGCAGAAGTTTTCGGATGTTGATGAGAATGCTGCTTTCTCTGTGGCGTTTGAAGCTGTTGGGATGAGTTGGGCTAAGTACATTGTTGCATTTGGGGCATTGAAGGGGATGACTAGTGTGCTCCTTGTTGGGGCTGTGGGACAAGCCAGGTACCTCACACACATTGCTAGAACCCACTTGTTGCCTCCATGGCTTGCTAAG GTAAATGAGAGAACTGGGACACCCATCTATGCCACGGTTGTTATGCTTAGTGCCACTGCTATTGTTGCATTTTTCACAAGCCTTGATATTCTAGCTAACCTACTTTCAATCTCCACTTTGTTCTTGTTCTCCCTTGTGGCCTTAGCCTTGTTGGTTCGCCGCTATTGTGCTAGAGGGGTGGCTACACAGTTGAATGTTGTGAAATTCATTGTGTGTATTATTCTCATAGTGGGCTCTTCTGTTGCCTCGGCGGTTTATTGGGCCAATACCACAAAATGGGTTGGTTACACCATAATGGTGCCTCTTTGGTTTGTGGGAACAGTGGGGATTTGGCTATTGGTTCCACTAACAAAGAAGCCGAAGATTTGGGGTGTGCCACTAGTGCCATTTTTGCCATCAGCTTCTATTGGCatcaatattttccttcttgGGTCGTTGGATAAGGCTTCGTTTAGAAGATTTGGAGTGTGGACTGCGATTTTGTTGGTGTATTACCTGTTTGTGGGATTGCATGCATCTTATGACATGGCAAAGATACAGAAGAAGCAGAGATTAGAGGCCAAGACTGAGTCAAAGTTGGATGAAGAAAATGTTGCTCCATCCGTGACAGGGTCTGGTACAAATAATGAAGATCATATATAG